Within the Catalinimonas niigatensis genome, the region AATATCATTGGTACGCTTAAACCAGGAGCCAATATAAGCCTTTATAGGTATGATCCTGACAGCTATGATTATACCTATACGCCTCAAAATGTAGATCCGGGTATAGAAAACCGGCTGTGGCTGGACAAAATGTATTATCTGCCCATTTCTCGTGATGAAATCAATAGAAACGAAGAATTGGTACAGAATCCTGGGTACTAAAAAGCAAGTAAGCGATTGACGTTTGTAAGCACATGATTAATCGCGCGGCGACCGTCATGTGCTTACTTGAACTTTTTTTAAATCTATGCTGGTTGTGAAATACCAGCATAGATTTTCTGTTTTAGGATATCTTTAAAGACAAATACATTGGTTCGTAATATTAACAACCTGATTTATTGGCTTTCTTTGGCAGCAGTAACGCTTATGTTCAGTTGCCAGGATCAAACGAAAGAATCTCCACAGGAGCAAGCCACATCCGATACTTCTACCCCTCTATTTACCTTGCTATCACCAGAGATTACGAATGTGAAGTTCAGTAATGAGCTTACCGAAGGTCTCAATACCAATGTGATGGCCTATGAGTACTTCTACAATGGAGGAGGTATAGCCGTTGGTGATCTCAATAATGATGGCTGGGAAGATCTTTATTTTTCCGGAAATATGATCTCCAACAAACTTTATCTAAACAAAGGGGTATCAGAAAGTAGCCAGTCCGTTCAGTTTATTGACATCACCGATGAAGCCGGAGTGAGTGGAAAAAAAGCACCCTGGAAAACCGGAGTGACTTTAGCCGACGTCAATGGCGATGGCTGGCTGGATATTTATGTGTGCTACTCCGGTAATGTAAGACCGGAAAACCGTACCAATCAATTGTTCGTCAATCAGGGGGCGGACTCTCTAGGGGTTCCCCTCTTCCAAGAAATGGCCAGTGAATATGGTCTTGCAAGTACCGCTACCAGTACCCAGGCATCATTCTTTGACTACGACCGGGATGGTGACCTGGACATGTTTTTGCTCAATCACAGCCCTTTTCCTTTGCCGGTACTGGATGAAGCCTCTACTGCCGATCTGCTTAAAAAAGAAGATACTTCCAATGGTGTATGTTTGTTCCGTAATGAAGGAGGTGAAATGCCAAAATTCAAGGATGTTACGGCTGCATCAGGCATTCAAAGTACTTCTCTTTCCTATGGTTTGGGTGTAGGTGTAGCTGATGTTAACAGTGATGGCTGGCCGGATATCTATATTTCCAACGATTATGCTATTCCCGATTTTCTGTATATCAACAACAAAAACGGAACTTTTACAGATCAGATCCAATCCCAGCTAAGCCATACTTCTCACTTTTCTATGGGCAATGATATTGCCGATATCAACAATGATGGGCTGCCTGATATCTATACCCTGGACATGTTGCCCGAAGATAACAGAAGGCAAAAGCTGCTGTTTGCCCCTGATAATTATGAGAAATTCAACCTGAACCTGAGGGTAGGATTTTATTATCAATATATGCGGAACATGCTGCATACCAACAACGGACTGGGAGAAGACAGACAGCCTTCCTTTAGCGAAATTGGACAGTTGGCCGGCGTTTCCAATACCGACTGGAGTTGGGCTGCCCTCTTTGCCGATTATGACAATGATGGCTGGAAAGACCTTTTCGTCACCAATGGCTATGTGCGGGATTATACCAACATGGATTTTATGAAGTACATGGGTGACTTCCTGAAAAGAAGAGAAGGAAATCTGTTGCGTAAAGACATACTGGAATTGGTACATCAAATGCCTTCCTCCAACGTGGTGAATTATATGTACAAGAGCAATCAGGATCTTACCTTTTCTGATGCCACTACTGCCTGGGGCATGCGCATACCCTCTAATAGCAATGGCGCAGCCTACGCTGATCTGGACAATGATGGCGATCTGGACCTGATCGTTAACAACATCAACAAACCAGCTTTTATTTTTCAGAATGAATCCGACAAGCAGTTTGAGCATCATTACCTACAGGCCAAACTGGAAGGTGAAGGAAACAATCGTTTTGGCATAGGTAGCAAGCTGATGATGTATGCCGATGGCAAAGTACAATATCTGGAGCAGATGCCTTCCCGGGGCTATCAGTCCAGCGTATCGCCTGTTCTGCATTTTGGTTTAGGCGAGGTAAGTAAGATTGATTCTCTGCGGATTGTATGGCAAAGTGGTAAGCAGCAGTTGCTTACAACATTGGGCAGCAACCAAAGAATTACGCTGAAAGAAGAAGAGGCTACAGATGCTTATCGTTTGTCTCAACCTCAAGCGCCCATCTATCAGGAAGTAAAATCACCGTTGACTTTTGCGCATCAGAAAAATAACATCAACGATTTCAAACGGCAGCCGCTGATGGTCAATCCGTTGTCTTTCTCCGGCCCCTGCATGGTAAAAGCTGATGCGAATGGCGATGGCCTGGAAGATGTATTTGTGGGAGGGAGCAGCGGACAGGCCAGTGCTTTGTATCTGCAGCAGGCCAATGGAAGGTTTGTAAAGAAAAACAGCCCGGCCTTTGCAGAAGACCAGGCAAGCGAAGATGTAGATGCTGTATTTTTTGATGCCAATGGAGATGGTGCTGCCGACCTCTATGTTTGTAGTGGTGGGTATGGCAACTTTATGCCCGAAGATCAGGCATTGCAAGATAGATTGTACATCAACGATGGCCAGGGTAATCTATCCAAAAGCACCGCTGCCTTACCTCAGATGTTAAGTAGCAGTAGCTGTGTCAGGGTTTCAGACATTGATGGAGATGGAAATCCGGATCTTTTTGTTGGTGGAAGAGTAATCCCCGGGCGCTACCCGGAAACTCCCAAAAGCTATGTGCTGATCAACGACGGACAGGGTAAATTTAAAGATATGGCACAGTCGGTAGCTCCCCAACTTCAGCAGGCAGGTATGGTGACGGATGCCGCCTGGGTAGATCTGAACGATGACGATAAAGAAGAACTGGTGGTGATAGGAGAGTGGATGCCGATCCA harbors:
- a CDS encoding VCBS repeat-containing protein; translation: MFSCQDQTKESPQEQATSDTSTPLFTLLSPEITNVKFSNELTEGLNTNVMAYEYFYNGGGIAVGDLNNDGWEDLYFSGNMISNKLYLNKGVSESSQSVQFIDITDEAGVSGKKAPWKTGVTLADVNGDGWLDIYVCYSGNVRPENRTNQLFVNQGADSLGVPLFQEMASEYGLASTATSTQASFFDYDRDGDLDMFLLNHSPFPLPVLDEASTADLLKKEDTSNGVCLFRNEGGEMPKFKDVTAASGIQSTSLSYGLGVGVADVNSDGWPDIYISNDYAIPDFLYINNKNGTFTDQIQSQLSHTSHFSMGNDIADINNDGLPDIYTLDMLPEDNRRQKLLFAPDNYEKFNLNLRVGFYYQYMRNMLHTNNGLGEDRQPSFSEIGQLAGVSNTDWSWAALFADYDNDGWKDLFVTNGYVRDYTNMDFMKYMGDFLKRREGNLLRKDILELVHQMPSSNVVNYMYKSNQDLTFSDATTAWGMRIPSNSNGAAYADLDNDGDLDLIVNNINKPAFIFQNESDKQFEHHYLQAKLEGEGNNRFGIGSKLMMYADGKVQYLEQMPSRGYQSSVSPVLHFGLGEVSKIDSLRIVWQSGKQQLLTTLGSNQRITLKEEEATDAYRLSQPQAPIYQEVKSPLTFAHQKNNINDFKRQPLMVNPLSFSGPCMVKADANGDGLEDVFVGGSSGQASALYLQQANGRFVKKNSPAFAEDQASEDVDAVFFDANGDGAADLYVCSGGYGNFMPEDQALQDRLYINDGQGNLSKSTAALPQMLSSSSCVRVSDIDGDGNPDLFVGGRVIPGRYPETPKSYVLINDGQGKFKDMAQSVAPQLQQAGMVTDAAWVDLNDDDKEELVVIGEWMPIQVFANSNGKLEEKTSDYFDKPYQGWWNKLLVDDLNGDGKADLIVGNMGLNTQCKASDSQPAELFYKDFDDNGSVDPIFCFYIQGESYPSVTRDELLDQMAMMRTRFPDYKGYADAKLNDIFTEEEREGMQHLEANELKTMYFESNVGGKFTAKELPLAVQSSPVFTINSFDYNQDGHKDLLLGGNISQARLRFGKCDANYGILLEGDGKGNFNYIPQQQSGFEVWGDVRSVVQVNNTLLFGINQGEVKAYKIN